DNA sequence from the bacterium genome:
CCAAGGACGCGAAGAACCACCAAGAAAGGAGGCGAACCACGAAGCACACGAAGAACCACGAAGAAGCGGGGATATAGCGACGCGGCCGCAACGTTCAATCCGCAATCCGCAGTCCGCAGTCCGCAATCTGACCGTCTGTCGCCTCAATCTGCCGCTTGGAAGGAGCGCACATTGAGGCTGTTTTTGCCAGAACGCAACCTTGAACCCGCTGAATTCGGACTATTGCGTGCGCAGCAGTCGGCGATATACTGTGTCTTAGAGCGTAGCGTATTGTGTGAATCTTGACGTAGGGCGGTTATGTCTGAGTCAATGTGGGATTTCGCTGCGAGATGCTGGTTGGGAGGAGACTATAATGCACAATGAATTTACGGCAATTATTGAGCAGGATGAAGGCTGGTTCATAGCCTATTGCCCAGAGGTCTCGGGCGCTAATGGACAAGGGCGCACGAAGGATGAGTGTCTCAAGAACTTGTCCGAGGCAATCGCTCTCATCCTCGAGGACCGGCGAGAAGACGCGTTTCGCGGTGTTCCAGAAAATGCTGAGCGGGCTATTGTCAGTGTATAATGAAGCGCAGTATCTTACTCAGAGATCTCCGGCGTAACGGCTGCTATCTCAAACGAGAGGGCAGATCGCATTCCCTGTGGTGTGACCCTCAAACTGGTCATATAGAGGCGGTGCCGCGTCATACAGAGATTCCCGACAAACTCGCGAGGAGAATCTGCCGTGCGCTGTCCGTGCCAGAACCGTAGGTGCAAGTCCCTTTGAAGTGCGGTGGCTTGACACCGCTTTGGCTCGTCGCGGCTTGATGCGACTTTGGCCATGATCAATTGCTTCCTATCATCCGCATTGCTTTTGTCGAGGCAAAAAGAGCTGTCCTTTAAGGGGCGGTGTCAAGCCACCGCAAATGAAAGCGGCGTCAAGCCGCCGCACTCCAAACTCAGGCTTTCCCCTCAACAATCTTAATCTCCGCCTCCGTCAGGCCGTAGAGCTCAAAAGACCAGCCGGTCGATCTCGTCGTCAGTTAGAACAGGGAATCCACCAAGGACACGAAGAACCACGAGGATTAGCGAAACCAGAACGGAAGCGGAGCTTTCAATCCGCAATCCGCAATCCAAAATGTGCCCCCCCTTCGGGGAACCAGAACGCGGCATCACGTCAATCCTAATTCCACTGCTACTCCGCGAAGGCTACGAAGCACGAGTTTCTTCTTGAGCAAAACCAGGCCCCACAGCCAACAACCCAACAAATCAGCTACCCATTTTGGGGAAACTCCTGAAGAATAGAAGCTCCCAGTTCAATTGCATTGCCAAATCCTGAGAGAACTCGTAGGATAATCGAAACGATGGGGGCTACATCGGTGTTGTACTACAGAGCTTTCGCCGAACGTTTTTGTGAGATGTAATAGGGAGACTCAGGGGCATGTTCAAGGGGTCGTTTGTTGCGCTGGTAACGCCTTTCAAGGATGGGAAGGTATCTTTTGAGGATTACGAGAGGCTGCTGGAGTATCACTTGCAGTCGGGCACGAGCGGCGTGCTTCTGTGCGGCACAACGGGCGAATCGGCCACAATTACGAGGGATGAATATCGGCAGATTCTCTCGTTCGTGAAGCGCGAGCTTCAGGGCAAGCTGCCGATAATAGCGGGCATCGGCTCGAACGACACACGCACAGCAATCGAGAACGCTCGCATCTGCGGGGAGATCGGAATCGACGGACTGCTTGCGATCTCCTGCTACTACAACAAGCCAACGCAGGCGGGGCACATCGCTCACTTCACCAAGGTAGCCTCGAGCACACGGCTGCCGATAATCATCTACAACATCCCCGGCAGAACCGCTGTGAACCTACTCCCCTCGACGCTTGAGAGACTCTGCGACGTGCCAAACATCATCGGCGTCAAGGAATCGAGCGGCGACATGAAGCAGGTGCTCGAGATAAGGCGCCTCTGCAAAGACAGGCTGACGATTCTCTCGGGCGAGGACCTGATGGTCGTGCCGATCCTCTCGATCGGAGGCAGCGGGGTCATCTCGGCGTCTGCGAACATCCTCGCGAAGGAGATGGCGGATATGTGCAGGCTTTTCTTCGAGGGGAAGGTGGCCGAGGCGGCCAGCATTCAGGTGGAGATTTCTGACGTCATCAACGCCTGCTTCATCGAGACCAACCCGGCTCCCGTCAAGACCGCCCTGGCCGCTATGGGTATGTGCTCTGGCGAGCTTCGGCTGCCGCTGGTCGAGATGGAGCCTGACAACAAGGAACGGCTACTTGCGGTGTTGAGGGAATATGGCCTCATCTGACGGCGATGCAGCTTCTGGCCCGCTAGAACTATGAAGACACGGCGTTGACCCTAACGACGATCGATGATTCATCCTTCATCCTTCATAATTCATCCTTCCAAAATGACACGGAGCCTTAGACTAATGAAGTATAAGCCAAGCTTACTAATCGCAGCGATGCTCACAGCGTTTGCGGCGTTCGCCCTCTCGGCGCCAATCCTTCAAGCAGCAAGCACGCCGCTCTCAACTGAACCGCTCCTTCTCACACCGGATGCGCTTGCGGCCCAGGACCTCAAGATAACCGACCTTGATGGGGACGGGAGTCTCGACATCGCCGTTGCCTGCTACAACTCGCCGAATGTCGTCTATCTCAACAAGTTCGGGGATTTCTCTGGATATTCTGAGTGGGAGTCGGCTGAGGCGGACTACACGCTCTCGCTGGCGCTCGCGGATGTTACAGGCGATGGCCTGCCGGACCTTTTTTCCGGCAACAGCATTGGGCAGAGCAACCGGCTGAACGTCAACTCGGTGGGCGGTCTGTCACAGGCGGCCGGTTGGAGCTCTTTCGACGCACGGTGGACGAACGCTGTGCTCGCCTACGATTTCGATCACGATGGCAACATCGACATTTTCGCGGGGGGCTCGGGCGAGAACGTCATATACAAGAATCTGGGCGCTGGCCTCGACGCTGCGCCGTTCTGGGTCTCGCCGAGTCGCATCGAGACGCGTGCGGCGGCAATTGGTGAGATCAACGGCGATGGCGTGCCGTTCCTTGCGGTTGGGAACGTCGGCGTCAACCGCATCTATCGCATCGCAGCGGGGCTTCCTGAGGACGACCCCGTCTGGACGTCGCCCGATTGGCAGGCCACGTACTCCCTCGACCTCGGGGATTATGATGCTGATGGCGACCTCGACCTGTTGGTTGGCAATCTTGACGGAGCTGACCAGGTGTTCGCCAACAACGAGGGCGACTTCGGTGATGGGCCGGTTTGGACATCGAGCGATGCTGGCGCAACGCGGTCGATAAGATGGTGCGATTTTGCGGATGACGGCTTTCCGGACGTGGCCGTGGCGACGTTCAGGTCCCAGGCTAACGCTATCTATTCGAACTCAAATGGCGTGATCGAGACCTCTGCCTCGTGGGTTTCTGACGATGCAGAGGACACAACCTCGATGCTGTGCACAGATCTGGATGGGAACGGGTCAACGGACATGGTCGTTGCCAACCAGGACGGATATGTCGTTGCCTACCTGTCTCTTTTGCATTCTGCTCCGTTTGTCGTCGAGACGACGCCCGAGGACGGGGATACAGACGTCGCAAGGGTCGCCCAGATAACGGTCTTGCTCTATGACTACGACGAGGACATGGATATTGGGGCGGTCGAGTTGCTCGTCAATGGCGATAGCGTGAGTTTCGCTGTAACAACCTCGAGCGAGGGCGCGACGGTGCAGTTTGCGCCAGCGGTGGGCTATCCGCCTGATTCTGAGGTCCACGTCACGGTTCGCGCTGCCGACGTCGAGGGCAACCAGATGCCCGACTACGGCTTTTCCTTCACAACTGCCGGCAACACAGCACCCACTCTCAAGAATGGCTCGGTGAACCCGCCGATCGGAGACACCGATGATGTTTTCAGCTTCTATGTGGATTACGTGGACGAGGACTACGACCGTCCCGATCGCGCTGATGCGGTGATTGTGGATGAGAGCGAGACGAGGGTGGCCACGCTCCCAATGCAGGTGCTCTCAACGTATTCATACAACGGCACGTATCAGGCGGCAACCAGCCTCGGGCAGGGCAGCTACTATTACTACTTCGATTTTGAGGATGCCTTCGGCGCCTCGTGTAGGCTGCCTGAGACGGGCTACTATTCTGGGCCCGAAGTTCAGAGGCACAACACCGCCCCCATGCTCGCCTCTCCCATGCTCAGCCCCCCGACGGGCGATGCCGAGACGACATTCTGGTTCTCGGTCTATTACTGGGACCTCGATGAGGACGCAGCATCGACGGCGAAAGTTGTCGTCAAGAGCTCCACGAGCGAATACTCCTGGGACATGGTCCTTCAAGATGGCACCGCGGACGACGGGACCTTCTCATATTGCGCCTCGCTTCCGGCGGGCACATACAGCTACTACTTCGACTTCGTCGATGAACGAGGCGCAAGTGTGAAGCTGCCGCCGGTCGGATATTTCATTGGCCCGGTTGTAACGGGCGAGAGTTCGCCGAGCATTCTCTCCTACGGTGGCGTTTCGCCGTCGCTGGGCTCAACGAGCACGGATTTTGAGTTTCGGGTTTACTACTTTAGCGCGGCTGGGGACGAGCCTTCCGTCTCCACGCTTTACTACAAGACGGAGTTGACGCATTCGGCAGAGATGACGCTTGGCAACGGGATGCTCTTCGACGGGGACTACACGTTCAAGACCAGGCTTACAGCTCAGACGCAGTGGTATTATTTCCGCTTCGTGACGAAGGGCGGCGATTCGGTGCGCCTCCCCCAGGAGGGGTATTTCTATGGGCCGAATCTCGCGGGACAAGGGAACGAGACGCTTCTGGACACCGGCGGGGTCGATCCGGTCATCTCCAGCGGGAACGGGACATTCACTTTCTCCGCGCACTACTACGATGCAGCCGGGGGTGCTCCCTCCGAGGCTGAGGTTCACATACAGGCCTCGGGCTGGTCGAGCTCCGAGACGATGGAGCTCGTAACTGGCGAGTCGCCCTCGAACGGGGAATACACACTAGAAACTTCGCTGAGCACGAACACATACGAATACTACTTCGTCTTCGTAGATAGCAAGGGCGCACAGGTCAGGCTCCCCGAGACGGGCAGTTTCTCAGGGCCTTTCGTTGGCCAGTCAAATAACCCCCCGTCGCTTAGTGATGCCAGTTTCTGGCCGCAATGCGGCACCGTGCAGGACACGTTCACGTTCTCGGTGCATTACTTCGACGAGGACGGCAACGAGCCTGGCATCGCGCGGGTGATTCTGCACGCTGGCGGCGAGGTAGTTCCTGCCCAGCTCGAACTCACATCGGGAACTGCCGCAAACGGGACCTACTCCGTCGAGACGAGCGTGCCGGCCGGCGAAGTGCGGTATCGTTTCCGTTTCGTCGATACGAAGGGCGGGGCGGCGGCGTCCCCTGAGGCCGAGCTGGCAGAGGGCCCGACCGTTGGCGACTTTACGCTATCGCTTGCGGTCGATTCTGACGTCCTGTGGCCGCAGGACACTCTGAACCTGACGCTGAGCATCAACAACATGGCGTCAACCGATCTTGCGGCCATGTTCGCCGCAGCGATCGTTTTGCCGACGGGCGAGCTTATCTACTTTCCCGACTGGGGGATGTCGCTTGCCGGGCTTGATCTTGATTTCCCAGCAGGTTTCGAGCTATCAAACTATCCCATACTCACGATGCAGGTGCCCGATAGCGCACCGACGGGAGACTACATAGCCTACGCCGGCATCTTCGGGACGGGCGATTTCGGCTGCGTCCTCAGCGACCTCGCGCAGTCCACCTGGCGCATCCAGCCGGGCAAGTAGCTCTCCGCTGACATGGGATAGAGCGAGGCGAGGTCTATCCGCAGATTACACAGATTACGCAGATTGAGAAGCTTGGTTAGGCCCATAATCGAGATAAAGAAGGACGAAGAAAGAGACCTGGCGTCTCTTTGTGTTTTTCGTGGACAGTCTGTTCGGTTGGAGGACGCTCCATTTCAATCTGTGAAATCTGCGAAATCTGTGGACGCTTTCCTACTCAGTCGTTCCTTTATGGAGGGTTCTCCCAGCCGGTAGATGCGGATTGTCGGCCCGCCGCGGAGAGGATTCGGGGTGAACTCCTTCAAGAGATGGCCCTTCTGGAAGAGCTCCTTGTAGAACCTCACCTGACGGGGATAGCGACTCGGCATCGAGCAGTACCTGCCATATATGGCGCTGCTGACCACGAGGTAGCGATAGCCGGCATCATAATAGTTCCGCAGGCTGCGGACTTCGGCCAGTGTGTAGTTGTCCTGAACCACGAGGTCCGTATTGTCGAGCACCGCGGAATACGTCTCATTGGCGACCTTGCTCCCAGGCGGCAGGTTCCGCAGCATCCACTCGCGGGCAATGACCCTTGCGCTCGGGCTCGCCTCGCGTAGTGTCATCAGGAGAACGTTTTTCAGCGGCATAGCTGAGATGCAGAGGATTAAGACAGTGGTCAGAGCGGCCCTTTGCTTCCGGTTGAGGTTGAAGATTGCGGATAGACCGAGAGCGGCTGAGTAAACCGCGTCGGCCGCCAGGATGGATATGAGCGGCAGAATCTGTATCATCCACCTCGCCCAGTGGAGGCCTGATAGCGATGCCGAGAGGATAAACACCGCGACGAAGCCAAGCACGATGAGCTGCTCCGCTCGCCGTCTGATGATCGTCAGAACCGCACCTGCAACTGCCAGGAGAGCGACCGGCCAGGTGATAGCTCTTGGAATCGCGGTAGTAATGTACCAAGTCAGGTTGCCGGTATAGGAGAGCCCGTCCGCGCCAAAATGCTGGGAGCGGTCTTCGGAGCGCAGGTTCGCCTTTGCCGTCTCAAAATCCAGGAAGAAATAGGGGCTGGAGAGCGCAAATCCAAGAATAAGAGCGACTAGTCCCACCGCGATTGGCCGCCACAGGGCTAGAAGCCGCTGCTTGTCGTTGCGGCGGCGAATTATGGCCAGTATGTCAAAGGCCACAAGAAGAGGGATGAGCGTAGCCATGAAGTATCGTGAGGCAATCGCAAGGCCTGTCGCGAGGCCCGCCAGCACCGAGTGCTTGAGGCAAGGCCGGTCGATGAACTTCAAATAGAACCAGATGGCCACCGCCCCAAAGAACAGGCCGGCCATGTCCGTCCTGACCAGCCGAGCGTAGTAGATGATAAGGGGGGACAGGATTGAAAGCCAGGCGCCGATAAGGCCAACGTTCTCGCCAAAGAGGCGCCGCCCGATCAGGAAGATAAACGGTATGCTGGCGAGGGCATATAACACGGTGAGCAGGCGGGCCAGCATGAAGAACTCGGATGAGTTCTCCTTTGCTGATCTCATTATTTGCTGGTCGGGGCGCAGGAAGTTGCCTCCGTGCTCGACGCAGTTCCAGACATTGAAAAGGAGAGCGAGTGGATAGATCACTGTGGAGCCGGGATTGCCGAACCAATGCGGGTTCAGGTCTCCTGTGGCGGCGATTCTCAGGGCCGGATTCACGAAGATCTCCTCGTCAACCTCGCTGATGTGTGGCAGGTCCTTACGGATGCCTGCGAGGAGCATCCCGGCCGCCACGCCGATGATGGCTACGAGAACCCAAGTGCTCTTGGCGGTGCTGCTTCTGTTGTCAGTCGAGCTCGATCGCTGCATGTCACGAGGATACTAAATCACAGATTGAGCGGCAAGGGGCTGACCCGTCCCGAAAAATCAGATTGACCTGGGCAGGAGACGGCCGTTTGGAGTGCGGCGGCTCGACGCCGCTTTCTTTGGTGGTGGCTTTGTACCACCTTCTGACTGAGTGCCGGCCAACCACCATACGTGACAATTGCGCACATTGCGGCGACTTCTCAAACCCAGCGCCGCGTCAAGCCACGGTAAGCTAAAGCGGTGTCAAGCCACCGCAGTCCAAAGCACCCAGCGCCTACATAAAGTCGCCGTTCGTCCGGGCCAAGAGGCGCTTGAGGCGCTTGCGGGCGCGGGTGTGCCTCTGCTCGATGGCCTTCTCGGTCAGACCTGCCAGCTCGGCGATCTCACGGTTGGTGTAGCCTTCCATCTTCTTGACGAAGACGAAGCGCTGGCCAGAAGACAACAACGCTAAGGTCTGCTCCAGCAGCATGCGCAGATCGGTCCGGTCAGTCGGTTTATAGCTTATGGCCTGAATTGCGTCGATCTGGAAGCGGTTCATCGCTACCGTCGATTTGGCCTCCAAACCGTGATAATCCATGGGATATGTCCGACGCTTCCGACTCTTGCCGCCACCATAAGACAGCTTTCTGACCTTGTCACACAACTCAGTACACGTATCGCGCTTTTCACACTCGCCGCATATCGTCATCTCGACACATCCTCCTGCTGGGAAAGGTTCTGAAGAATCGGCGTGCCCTGGGCCAATTGAGCCCGTCTGGCCCTCTCGATCCGCCTCTTTAGAATCGATGCTGTCTCGTCGTAACCATATTTGTGGCAGAGCCTCATCAGACGCACTCGCCTCCTCGTCTTTCTGTCCATTGTTTCTCCTTTCTCGCCTTTCCCTATCTCGCTCATCATCTCCACTTATCCTTTCACGCCCGCATATCTGTGCTCCGGCAGAGCAACCCGCGCCGTCGTCAACGCCCTGTATATGACCGAGATGACGGCGTCCAGCATGTCCTTCGAGCTGGTCGGAGGGTGGTCGGGGATGCCGCTGTCCGTTACCTGAAGCGACTTGATCTCCGCCTCGAGAATCGGATGCGGATACAGCGACACCCAGCCCTTATACAGGGCAAACTCGCCCAGCTGCCAACACTCTCTGCTCTTGTCAGGAGAGAAGTAGTCAACTTGCAAGCCGCGCTTCGTGAGCAGCTGCGACAACAGCTCCCGGTTGAAGCCATCGATGCTCACCGAAAGCCGATAAAACCCCGCGCCGTCGTGCGTCTCCCACGGCTCGAGGCGCCTCGCCGGCCTGAACTCGCCTCGGCCAGCTTTCAGAAACTGCACGAAATCGCACAGGTCCTCCGCATCGACCGGCCTTTGGTTCGCATATTGAAATCTCGTAACAAGGTCGAAAAAAACACGATAGAGAACGTGTCCCCCTTGCCCGACGGCCTGCTCCACGTGCCCCAGTGCGAACCCGCAGGCGTCGCCCTTGCCAGATTTGCCGCCGGTTGCGAAGTCGATGTGTGCGAAGTACTCCCGCTCGGGATGGCCGGAGAACTCGTTTGAGAGCCGCCGTTTCTGCATCAGCACTGATTCGGGAATATCCATCTCAGGCTCGCCGGGTGGGGATAGAAACGGCAGCGGCGGCTTTCGATCGCGGTCAATGCAGCATGTGATGCGCGCAAAATCGAAGAACGGCGACTCGGCGAGGTAGGGCTGCGCTCCGAAGTCTCTCGCCGTCATTATTGGGTTGTTCTTGAAGTCATCCTCGTAGTCGAGGATTGTCTCGTCGTCCTTCAGCTCCCACGATGGGGCCTGAACCGCGAGCCGCGAGCCATCGGTGCACGCACAGATGCCCATGTCGAACTCTGAAAGCCCAGCCCTCCTGATCGCGTCGGCCTCGGCCACCTTCGGCGCATGGCAAGGCGCCCGCAACGGAACTGAATCGACGTCTATCACGCTGCCCGCCTGTTTGATGCGCTCGATCTTACGGAACAGGAAATCGCCCCGGTGCTTCGGCGAGGAGATCAGGATGATCTTGTAATGGTTGGGGAATCTGGTCCTACAGCTGCCATAGAACGCGTTGTAGTTCTTCTCGGCAAGGCTGGTCGGGTAGCCGCTGTCAGAAAGCGAACTCAATCCCTTCGCCTCAGTGAAATACGAGGCCTCGTCAATGATGCCCAAGATCGTGTTGGCGCCGAGCCACGCCTCGGCCCTGGAGTGGCCGCAGAGTATCTCGATGTTGTTGGGGAAGATGAATCTGTCGGCTAGCTTCTCAAAGCCGAATCGCTCGAACCAGCGGGCGGGATTCTTGCCGGCCTTGCCGGCGATCTTGATCTCGAGCTCCTTGAAGACGGAGCGCCTGGCCTGCTGGCTATCAGTAGCGAGGTTTATGATCTGGATACCAGAGCCGGGGGCGATGTTGGGCAGGGCGTGCTGAGGCGACGGCACGAGGCACGAGAGCGTATAGACCATTCGGCAGGCCATACATGCCGCAAAGAACGACTTGCCCGAATCCTTCCCTAGGCAGAGATATATCTCCCTGATCGCATCGTCGTCGGCAAGGACCAGAAGCTGCATCAGCCGCCGGTGCACATAGGGTCCGCCAGCGGCGTCAGTGAGGCCCAAGTAGTCGTTTGAGAGCAGAAACTCCTCCATGCCGCAGGGAGGGCGCTGATAGACTGGGTCCCAAAATATGCTCCGCTGGATGTCCATGAACTCAGCCTCGGCCCCCTCGATGAGTCCCCAAAGCGCCTTCGCCATCCTCACCCTCGTCAGCGGGTTCATCGAACGAAAGCTCTGCTTGATGCTCTTCTCTTTGCTGTACTTTCTGGTCTGTCTCGCCTTGTTCACGTGATTTGCTACCTCTTGTGCCGGGTCGTTTGCCCACGGGAAGGTTCAGTTCTTTCAGAATTGATGCGATCGCACTTCTGTCGCGCCTCGACAGCGAGAGCGCCCAGAGGTCCTTGGCGACCTCCTTCGCAGCACTGTTTTGCCCGTGGCCGTCCTGCTCGATCTGCTTGACCTCCTTGGCGAATGCCTGAAGCGTCTTGATGTAAGTCGCTACCGTCTTCTCGGTCTCGGGCCTCAGCCGTCCGTTCTTCTCTTCTTTTGCTACGGCCGTCTTGAACCGCCGCTCAACCACCCTCAACAGCGTCTGCCACTTGGCCATCAAGCCGCTTTGACACTCGCGTCCTGCCTCCTCGTGCTCGCTAGAAGTCATTTAAACCTCGCTCGTTACTTGTTGATCGTTCGCCCTGAAACCTACTCACCAAAGTCCGTGAAATGATCGGGGAATCCCTGTTTTGTTGGCCGAGATTCTCGTTTTGTTGGGGCCGGGCAACGCGCACTTCAGCGCATCATCAATGTCCCCAACTTGTGTACGCGGTTTCGCGGCTTGACCTCGACCAAAAGCGCCTGGCCGGAGTGCTTGATTCTGCGAGCGTTCGTATTAGTGTACCGATACATCATGACAAGAGCGCTCAAAGACTATTGGTTCTGGCTGGCGTGTTGCCTTTTTGTTGTGTGCACGTTCGTATTCTTGAACCCCTACTCGTTCGACCCGTGTATCCCCAGATTGCTCTGCGGAGGAAAGGCTGTGAATGCTTGATCGGTTCACAAACGCGATAACAAGCGAATGGGCTACCAGGCTGGCCCTCGCTCTTTCTTATGTTGTCATGGCGGTGTTGGCACTCAGCCTCGTCGCAGCGATTCTGCTCCACGGCTCTGCGAGCGAGAACGCCCTGATCGCCTATCTTACCCCGAGGTATTACCGACTCGTGTGGGGACTGTTCGCATCGGTCGTCACGGCGGCATTCCTGGCAACGAGGCTGGATGCTGCTCGCAGGAAAGAGAAGCCCTTCCACGCGATCGCGGCAGATTGGGTCCGAAGCGCCTGGTCTTGGCTGGCGTTGCGGTCCCCATTGTGCCTCAGACTACCGATTATTGCTTGCCTGATGGCTGCTTTTGCTTTCTTCATTCCGTCTCAGGAAAACGCAAGAATCACGTATGCCTCGCCGGATGTGCCGGCGCCAATCGCCGGCTCGCCGCAATTGATAGCCGAGTCTCGAGGCGCGGGTGTTAGCGGTTATTCTCGCTGGCGACTTGGGGATCAGGTCTTTTACGTAAGAAGCAGTGGCTTCGGTCTGGGAATCATTTCGCCTCAAACCGGACGAATCATCTGGCAAGGCTCGCTCACGCACGAGACCGCGGACGACGGTCTGATGTTCTCAGAGGTCCTTGCCGGCATTCCCGACGACATCGTGACTGTCGTGGTCGCCCACGATTTCTCGTCAGCATTCCTTTCCAAGGAGTTTCATACTCTGCTGACCGAAATGGGATGCAGCATCGAGGAGAATCCCGTCTGGAACGGGGGGCACATTCTTATTTCGGCGCGAAGAGACGGTCGCTTCTCCCCGGTCGCGGAGCTATGGGGAAAGCACGCCGTTCTTGCGCTCGACCCCAACCCGGTCATGAGGCTCTACTTCCTGTTCAGAAGGGTCCTGCCGGAGATCAACACAATCGCCCTGATCGCCATTCTTGTGCTCCTGATGGCCGCCTTTGCTAGGGGCAACCACGACACAGAGTGGCCAAGAGCTTTCAGAATCGGCCTGATCGGTGGTCCCATTCTGGGCATCGCGGTTCTCTGGCTTCTGCATTCAAGAGCCTTTCTGATTGTCTCGGCGTCACTTGCGATCCTTGTGGGAACCTACCTGTGGTATCGTGACGCATTCCTCAATCGAAAGAAGCTAGCCTACAAGATCATTGTTGCCGCAATCGCCCTTGTGGCCCTTTGCTATCCTGATTTCCTCGCAAGAAACTACGCGTTTGTCCGGCTCCTGACTTTGTCGGTCGCGCTGTATCTGGCGTGGAAGGCCTATTCGCTACTCTTCGGTGGAAGCCGGCTCGTGAGCTATTCGCTATTCGTCTTCTTCGCAACCAGAATCCCACTCGCGCTCATCGCCTACATCAGCCGCCTTTATTTCCACGGTGCACCAAAATCGTTGCGAGAACTGCTGGTGCATTGGGACGCCGCCTTTTATGTTGATATCGCCCAAGCCGGATATGAGTTTTCACATCCAGGTGGGACACCGGCCTTTTATCCCCTATATCCCTTCCTGATCAGAGCGCTGCATATCCTCTTCGGCAATATGACCATTTCGGGGATTGTCGTCTCTAATCTGGCATTCCCGGTGGCATTGTG
Encoded proteins:
- a CDS encoding type II toxin-antitoxin system HicB family antitoxin — translated: MHNEFTAIIEQDEGWFIAYCPEVSGANGQGRTKDECLKNLSEAIALILEDRREDAFRGVPENAERAIVSV
- a CDS encoding type II toxin-antitoxin system HicA family toxin, producing MKRSILLRDLRRNGCYLKREGRSHSLWCDPQTGHIEAVPRHTEIPDKLARRICRALSVPEP
- the dapA gene encoding 4-hydroxy-tetrahydrodipicolinate synthase, with the translated sequence MFKGSFVALVTPFKDGKVSFEDYERLLEYHLQSGTSGVLLCGTTGESATITRDEYRQILSFVKRELQGKLPIIAGIGSNDTRTAIENARICGEIGIDGLLAISCYYNKPTQAGHIAHFTKVASSTRLPIIIYNIPGRTAVNLLPSTLERLCDVPNIIGVKESSGDMKQVLEIRRLCKDRLTILSGEDLMVVPILSIGGSGVISASANILAKEMADMCRLFFEGKVAEAASIQVEISDVINACFIETNPAPVKTALAAMGMCSGELRLPLVEMEPDNKERLLAVLREYGLI
- a CDS encoding FG-GAP-like repeat-containing protein, which codes for MKYKPSLLIAAMLTAFAAFALSAPILQAASTPLSTEPLLLTPDALAAQDLKITDLDGDGSLDIAVACYNSPNVVYLNKFGDFSGYSEWESAEADYTLSLALADVTGDGLPDLFSGNSIGQSNRLNVNSVGGLSQAAGWSSFDARWTNAVLAYDFDHDGNIDIFAGGSGENVIYKNLGAGLDAAPFWVSPSRIETRAAAIGEINGDGVPFLAVGNVGVNRIYRIAAGLPEDDPVWTSPDWQATYSLDLGDYDADGDLDLLVGNLDGADQVFANNEGDFGDGPVWTSSDAGATRSIRWCDFADDGFPDVAVATFRSQANAIYSNSNGVIETSASWVSDDAEDTTSMLCTDLDGNGSTDMVVANQDGYVVAYLSLLHSAPFVVETTPEDGDTDVARVAQITVLLYDYDEDMDIGAVELLVNGDSVSFAVTTSSEGATVQFAPAVGYPPDSEVHVTVRAADVEGNQMPDYGFSFTTAGNTAPTLKNGSVNPPIGDTDDVFSFYVDYVDEDYDRPDRADAVIVDESETRVATLPMQVLSTYSYNGTYQAATSLGQGSYYYYFDFEDAFGASCRLPETGYYSGPEVQRHNTAPMLASPMLSPPTGDAETTFWFSVYYWDLDEDAASTAKVVVKSSTSEYSWDMVLQDGTADDGTFSYCASLPAGTYSYYFDFVDERGASVKLPPVGYFIGPVVTGESSPSILSYGGVSPSLGSTSTDFEFRVYYFSAAGDEPSVSTLYYKTELTHSAEMTLGNGMLFDGDYTFKTRLTAQTQWYYFRFVTKGGDSVRLPQEGYFYGPNLAGQGNETLLDTGGVDPVISSGNGTFTFSAHYYDAAGGAPSEAEVHIQASGWSSSETMELVTGESPSNGEYTLETSLSTNTYEYYFVFVDSKGAQVRLPETGSFSGPFVGQSNNPPSLSDASFWPQCGTVQDTFTFSVHYFDEDGNEPGIARVILHAGGEVVPAQLELTSGTAANGTYSVETSVPAGEVRYRFRFVDTKGGAAASPEAELAEGPTVGDFTLSLAVDSDVLWPQDTLNLTLSINNMASTDLAAMFAAAIVLPTGELIYFPDWGMSLAGLDLDFPAGFELSNYPILTMQVPDSAPTGDYIAYAGIFGTGDFGCVLSDLAQSTWRIQPGK
- a CDS encoding glycosyltransferase family 39 protein — translated: MQRSSSTDNRSSTAKSTWVLVAIIGVAAGMLLAGIRKDLPHISEVDEEIFVNPALRIAATGDLNPHWFGNPGSTVIYPLALLFNVWNCVEHGGNFLRPDQQIMRSAKENSSEFFMLARLLTVLYALASIPFIFLIGRRLFGENVGLIGAWLSILSPLIIYYARLVRTDMAGLFFGAVAIWFYLKFIDRPCLKHSVLAGLATGLAIASRYFMATLIPLLVAFDILAIIRRRNDKQRLLALWRPIAVGLVALILGFALSSPYFFLDFETAKANLRSEDRSQHFGADGLSYTGNLTWYITTAIPRAITWPVALLAVAGAVLTIIRRRAEQLIVLGFVAVFILSASLSGLHWARWMIQILPLISILAADAVYSAALGLSAIFNLNRKQRAALTTVLILCISAMPLKNVLLMTLREASPSARVIAREWMLRNLPPGSKVANETYSAVLDNTDLVVQDNYTLAEVRSLRNYYDAGYRYLVVSSAIYGRYCSMPSRYPRQVRFYKELFQKGHLLKEFTPNPLRGGPTIRIYRLGEPSIKERLSRKASTDFADFTD
- a CDS encoding sigma-70 family RNA polymerase sigma factor, which encodes MTICGECEKRDTCTELCDKVRKLSYGGGKSRKRRTYPMDYHGLEAKSTVAMNRFQIDAIQAISYKPTDRTDLRMLLEQTLALLSSGQRFVFVKKMEGYTNREIAELAGLTEKAIEQRHTRARKRLKRLLARTNGDFM